The sequence TATAAACTAGGTAACCTTTCGGGCTCAGAGACTGCCAGCGCCAGGAATATCCCACCATACGTTCAATATCATGTTCCGCAGCCCAACCTAGCTCGGCTTTTGCAAGCTGTTGACGTACCATCCAACAACATCACCTGAGCGCCTCTCTGTGCTATCAACTAGTTTCTATTTTTTTATATTGAAATTTAGAAAACAACACAAAGCAAGGCCACAACAAAAGCAATGCATAATTATTATATTAATGTGACCATATATGAATAACAATAGTCGTAAAGCTCCAACGCTTTCGATCAACGTCCAACGTTTGCGAAATAGCTAGTCGGTTCAGAGGAAGTAAAGCGTACTCAGATTTAGCACTTTCCGTACCTATTAACTTGGCAAAGAAAACTGCGAAGTTAATAGGCGGTGCAGGCATGCACCGTCACTGTCCACAAGGCAATATAAGCCCTTGAAGTATTAGAATATGCACACAGTCAATGCAGTACTCCAAAGGCGCACGGGTTAATGGTGAGCTGTCGATCGAGTCGATGGCCTCGTTAAGAAGCGCTTTTATTGCGGTGCGCGCCGAATCCTGGTTGCCTGAAATGATAGGGTCGCAAACACGCTTGTGGTCTGCAAAGCTGGGAAGGTGTACATTTTTTATGCGATTAGTTAAGGTGATACTTACCCGAAGTGCAGTCTCAATAAAGTCACGCAACTGAATGAAGAAACGATTTCCGCTTGCGAGCGAAATCGTCGTATGGAATTCGATGTCGGATTCAAGTGCATCGTCGTTCCCCAGTTCCGCCTGACGCTTGCGCTCTAATGCGGCGAGAATATCAGCCTTTTTGCTCTTCAGATGTCCCTTGGGCAGAGAGCGCGTCAGCTTCCGGCTCAATGGCTGCACAGAGCTGGGCAAATTCTTTGAGCAGTTCAAGTGACGGGTGGCTGTTGAGGATCCACATCAAAACATCGGAATCGAACATGTTCCATCCATCAGTAGGTAGTAACCTTCTACCCTGCTTGGGCTGAGAATAGTTAAGCCCTTTTGCTATGAGCATTTTCACCGCTTCTCGCATAACATTACGACCAATATCGTACTGATCTGCCAGTTGGGCTTCAGCCAGAAGCTCTCTTCCGAACTCGTATTTACCACGCACGAAATCTAACCCTAGATTGTAAGTCCCGTGGTGAATCAGGAGGGGTCCCAAACCTTTGCCCACCTGTGGGCACCCTCGTCCACACCCCTTAGCCCCTTGAAAACGTTTCTGGAATGCTTCGCCAACATCATCGTCCAGGTTTTGTAGTCTAGGTAAGGGTTGGTAGTGTGGTGCAATCGTTAGATGACTCCTGCACAACACCGCTCCAAATAAGACGAAACAACTTTTTACCGCGACTCAACCGACACGCAAGTTCGCTACTTGAATCAGCACAACTACGCCGGAGTTGGCTCGCTACTGCGTCTTTCCGACAGCAAACGAGTAACGCTAAAATCGTTCGCGCCTAGCAAGTCTTTAAGACGCGCAGCCTCTTCCTGCTGCCCCTTAAACGCGAGCTGTATCACCAAGCCGTTGGCAGAGGGATAGGCTTCGAACAATATGCCTTCAAAATCTCGCAATACTTCCCTCATATTTACTTTCGAAACAATTATCTCAGTTTGTGCGGTTAAGCTTTGCATAACGAAGTTGAACACAATCTCTTCTGTTAGTTTAGAGGCCGCAGCTTGGCAGGCATCAGCACCGCTTTGCTTGAGGGCAAGGAAGTTTACGTTATTATTAACTAACTGCTCGACTTTGCTACTGACCTCTGCCAACGTTGTACTCGTGTTTACTACCATTGGAATTTTATCCAGAAACAACCCCACTTGATCGTAATACGTCTTTTCGCCAAGCTTTCGCCCGTATTGATTTAGTGTCATGACAAACTGGTCGAGATCAAGTAAGTAGTTAACTATACGTTTAAATAATTCAAAAGCCTCTTCCGCCATACGAAATTTATCAAGCAGGGAAACTTCCAGCTGAAGGTGCATCAAATTAAAGGACTTCCGCAGCTGCGCTCTTTGACCAACAAGGGTTCTCAGCCGCGCTATCTCAGTGAAGGTCAACAGCGAATCGGCAATATCAAATGCATCGCTTGTGACACCGGACCAAACTTGCGCAACATAGTCTCTATAATTTACAGGAAGAGAGCCGGCTTCGTGGTCTAGCAATTGCTGTAGGCCCTGCTCGATAATAGTAGCGGATGCACCGTCGGTTACCAAATGGTCTGCGGCCATGAGAAAGTGATGCTCTGTGTCGCTGACGCTTACCCAGACCGCAGCATAATTCAAATACGATTTTTTACAGGTCTTTAGAAGGATTTCGATAATCTCTTGTAAAAGTTCGTCTTTCTCTGATTGCGAAGCGAATTCTACGTTTAGTACAGGTATAGTGACTTCGCTGCAATCCGTGCGCATTTCATTCCATAAAATAGCGTTTCTATCCAGCCACGCATGTAACAGATCATGTTGGTTGAAAAATTTTTGACTCGCGAGTTGAAGTTCCTCTACCGAATAGGCACCATTAAACACCAGCCATTCCACGCCCTCGCGCGCGTCCCACATCAGCCATTCCTTTTGCATCGGACTAAGGGGAAACTGAGACACAATTTCAAGCGCCAAAAGATCCTCCTCGTAATTTTTCAACGCCACTTCCAGCTGAAGGTAAGACGTGTATTGCGTCGATTGATCGTTGCCAGGCAAGGATGCGAGCCCGTTTCTCTGCAGGTCTTGCACTGCGTCGTCTAAGGAATCAGCAAATCTAATAAATGCGGGATATTTTTCACATCCAAATTCGTCAGATCTGCGCAAATCAAAAAATGTGGTTTGGTATATTTCGTTGATTAATACGATATGTACCAACTTACCCTCAATCTCCAAGTGTAACTCTCTAAAGTCAATATTCGCGCTCGCAAGCCAATCTCCAATCTCGCGACTCGCACGAACAAGACCTTCGCAGCAATCAATTAATACTGGGTTTTGATATATCTCGTTAATAGATAGTTGTATATCGCACGCTTTGAGACGACTGAGCATACTAATAGCAAGCAGGGAGTTTCCGCCCAGATCAAAAAAGTTGTCGTACCGACCGACGCTACCCACGCCTAGCACATCCTGCCATATATTTGCCAACACCGTTTCATATCGCCCCTCCGGCGCTACATACTCGTTACGCCGCCAAACCTTTTCATCAGGAACTGGCAGCCGGCGACGGGCCACTTTGCCATTCTCGGAGAGCGGAAATGCATCCAGCTTTATACATGTAGCAGGCACCATGTAATCGGGAAGGCGTTCCCTTAAAAAGATTCTTAGCCCGTCCCAAGAAACAGCGCCGTCCGCAACTAAGTAGGCAACCAGCTGCTTTCCTAGCTCACCCGAGTCTGCCGGATGGACGACAGCTTGAGCAACGCCCGGGTATTTGAGAATATTTTTTTCAATTTCACCGAGTTCAATGCGAAAACCCCGTATTTTTACTTGAAAGTCTTTTCTGCCAAGATACTCCAAACGACCGTCGTTATGCCGACGAACCAGGTCACCAGTGAGATAGAGTCGTCGATCATTCTCATCATAGGAATAAGGGTTTTGCACAAATGCGGCTTCCGTGAGGTCGGGTCTGTTTAAATAACCTCTGCCTAAAATCGGACCTGATACCGCCAGCTCACCTACAGCGCCCATCGGGACGAGACTTAAATTTTCATCGACTATATACAGGCGTACGTTAGGTGCTGCATTGCCGATAAATACTTTCTCACAGGGCTCACGTATAATATCGAAGGCCACGGTGTCGGAACACTCAGCAGGGCCATAGTCATTAAAAATTGGAATACCCGGGTACTGCGCAAACCACAGGTCGGTGAGCGACGGAGGAAATGCTTCCCCTGTAGAGTGCAAGCAACGCAAACTCGGCAAAGGTTGCTTAAAAGGAAGTAGCGCATGTAGAACGGACGGTACTACTACCCAAATACTTACCTGATGATGATTTAGATACTGGAGAAATCGTTCAGGATCGAGTACCAGCTCGTAAGGTACAATCACCACTGAACCACCAAACGTTACTGCACCTAGAAACTGAAAAACAGAAACATCAAAGCATTGCGATGCCGTTTGGGCGATGACACCTGCTGCGGTCGTCTCTATTGGATCGAGCTTGGTGTGCATGTTGTTAAGCATTCCGAAATGCTCAACCATCGCCCCTTTGGGTTTTCCCGTCGAACCTGATGTGTAAATAACGTAGGCTAAATCATCAGACTTTGGATAACCTAAACTTTCATTAGCCTCAGGTTCACTTAGCAATTCACCAAAGGTAAGCAAGCGGTTCATTTCAATCGAGCCTGCGATGGTACTTCGCTGATTGCTCAACCGGTGGCCCAAAACGGCCAGATCGGGCTGAGCTTCTTCAAGTATATCGCACCACCTTTGGGAGGGGTGTGTCGGGTCGATAGGCAAAAACGCTGCGCCCGCTCGCAAAACAGAAATCATCATGATGACAAGGTCAATATCCCGATGGTCCAGCAAGACGACTATTGACTCACGCTCAATACCCTTTCCGCGTAGTTTTCTAGCAATGCTCGACGTTAGCCGCTCCAGTTCTGCGTAATCCAGTGCCTTATCCTGACATTTGACAGCTATTGCATTAGGTGTCGCTGCAGCCTGTGCTTCGAATATTTCTACCCATGTTTTGGAACTGTTTTTAATATTTGCAACAATCGGAATATCTGAAGTGGCCTTTTCTTCTTTTATTTGTACCAGCTCACGAAGCGTATTTAGATGGGCTAAATTTTCAAAAACAATTTGATCTTCGATGCCGAAATCAATCAAACACGCAATCTCATCCACGCCAGCCAACCGCAACTCGTCAACAATAGGTTTGCAGCTTTGCGGCGTCCCAAGCAATGCACTGGTTTTATAGTAACGACTAAATGCTCTTTCGATAAGAACGTCCATATCGTCAGACTGTGATTCAGAAGAAGCAGCTACACCAAGGTGTTTTTGCAGAAATTGCGGAGACCCTATCGATTCTTTTAAATAGGCTTTGAAGGGCTCCTTCACCATGCTGTATACATAGTTTTGGTCATTCGACACAAAAGTGTGAATTAAAACACTGACGCTGCCGCGGCCCCTATGCCCTGCCTGTCGCCAGGCGGAGCGGTATGCTGATATTTTATCACGTAGCTCGGCTGCAGTCTGGCCCATAAGGTGGGTAAGCAAATTAATACCCATTGTTCCAGCCCGTTTAAACGATTCAATATTACCAGTGGTTGTTAGCCAGATAGGCAACTCAGCTTGTATTGGCAGCGGCCGAATATTGACGCTCTCCATTTCACCCAATCCATTTTTCAATGCTATTGAGTCTCCACGCCATAATTTTCGGATAATTTCAACTTGATCAAACAGCGACGTCTGGCGTGATTCGTAAGACGCAGGGGCGATAGTAAAATCTTTTGGATGAAACCCCGCAGCGATACCGATCCCTACCCTGCCACCGGACATATTGTCAATAACCGACCAATCCTCTGCCAAGCGTATAGGACTATGAAGAGGTAGGACGCAACTCCCTGCGCGGATCTTTATTGTGTTAGTCACAGAAGCAATGGCAGCGGAGGTTATCGCTGGGTTAGGATAGAGCCCACCAAAAGTATCAAAGTGTCGCTCCGGGGTCCAAACAGCCTCGAAAAAATTCGCATCAGCATATTTTGCGCCCTCCAACAACAAGTTGTACTTGTCCGCTGTGCGCCCGCCTGTATCATTAGCGAAGTAAAACAAGCTGAATTTTATATCCTCCGTACGGTTTACACCATGTGACAACTCACTGTCTTGAACCGGTAGAGGTAACGCTGGTTTAATCCCGTCCGGGTAACTCAGCAAGTTAAAATCAAATAGTAACTGTTCCTTCTCTCGCTCGGAATATAGCGGTAGCTTACTTGCTGGCAGGCTCGGATTATTGACGATGCTTTCAAGTAGTACCGAGAAATTTACCGCCATGCGTTCTATAGTTTCACGCTCGAAAAGACTACAGGGATACTCCCAGCTCGTGGTGATACCGTCAGGGGTTATAGAAACATATAAGGTTAGATCGAACTTACTGTATGGTAGGTCTCCAGGAAGCGGCGTAAAAGTGCGACCGTTATCCTCACTATACCAATCCGATTCCTGGCCAAGATCCTGATTCAAAATGGTTAGATGTATCTGCACCAGAGGCTCATAGCTCAGGCTGCGCTCGGGATTGAGCGCCTCCACCAGCCGTTCAAACGGAAAGGCTTGATTGGCATAAGCAGAAGTAAGATTTTTCTTTGTCTTTGCAAGAAAATCCAAAAATACTGGGTCATCCGAAAGATCGGAGCGTAAAACAAGGGTATTGACGAAAATACCCATGACATTTTCCAGTTCAATGTGTGGGCGATTCGATACCGAAAAACCCACCACGATATCGCTCTCGCCACTGTAACGGGAAAGAAATACCGCGAACGCAGCTTGCAACGTCATAAATAGTGTTGCGCCGTGAGCTTTTGAAAATTGCTCAAGGTTGTTAGCCGTCTCTTTACATA comes from Teredinibacter turnerae and encodes:
- a CDS encoding hybrid non-ribosomal peptide synthetase/type I polyketide synthase, with translation MTSTTGFEVAIIAMAGRFPKAETIAEFYELLKNGQEGTRVLSDLELIEAGNCYNLISNENYVKKTASVSGKGYFDADLFNYNSADAASLDPQIAMFHECVWEALESAGYNSETYSGLIGLFAGSAAQVKLPVDAVGDTKSFAENFNNYTLAQPDFMCTRIAHKLNLRGPAVRIESACSTSLVAMHFACQSLITGECDIALAGGVSIQSLKDTGYLYHPDMILSKDGSCRAFDADASGTMVGEGCGVLVLKMLEDAIEHGDNIVAVVKGSSINNDGQTKVGYTAASVDGQVNVIRAALERAEIPPTSVGYIETHGTGTKLGDPIEIEALTEAYNFSSLEPCTIGAVKTNIGHLGVASGIAGVIKTVLSLQHQCFFPSLHFNSPNPNINLTSAGLEVSTEFRRWDSPSFPRRAGISSFGIGGTNAHCILEEYDEVFISSPSRSSQVVCLSANTEESLINNVKNLVQDIKNRWLSADENALADLCYTLSVGRRELAYRFSCVVNDMVELVVQLEAFLQEPKIHYCDPKRREKLCYLFPGQGAQFAGMGKILYESEEVFRNCIDACLKLCAPDVKETLLNCLVSEEPAEEVIGQTHVAQPLLFMFESALAMQLAHWGIHSEGMLGHSLGEFVAAHVAGVFSLEDAMRLVLKRAELMQSCKPGGMLSALLTPEEGKAYLCGSIEISVINGPDRIVFAGDTSELEALRLKLDAVSVPNSLLRTSHGFHSSFMEPILDEFELFMSGIPTSSPAKQFISNVTGKWAEPANVQSAGYWCSHLRSPVQFGSGVEFLEHNNDWVYVEVGPGEALGKLVSQNANVKRDKRVLVSIGGASASKACSGSLALLLSELYCAGISIDWARYYGTEKRRRLDLPTYSFNKKYCYPDNSHAHKVADSANDSQVLSEDRDAVAEVPIAQAEEVVTSIEPQQFAKRELLQNAHSTTLHEIWCKHLGRESIGLTEDIFSYGVDSLLSIRVITEIRNQLGVEISLERMFEMSSIQEQANEISVLQNSDARETLPAIARTNHNGRAVLSSSQKRLWIVSLLEQEVSAYNCVLFFKVQDLNISALQKTFEWILQRHAILRTVYMMDEGVPYQQVLEDYTFTLRQLNYAQLSAAERAQKIRDLINTDTLRKFDLSEELMIRVTLIQLPDNSHNVMLTQHHITFDNWTTNLLIGELNTVYDALNRGEQPSLPDLPVDYIDYAIWQESLLESQAMKNMLCYWKKTLDGIPQVHSLPLDKVRPPQQNTIGGQVNLLVCKETANNLEQFSKAHGATLFMTLQAAFAVFLSRYSGESDIVVGFSVSNRPHIELENVMGIFVNTLVLRSDLSDDPVFLDFLAKTKKNLTSAYANQAFPFERLVEALNPERSLSYEPLVQIHLTILNQDLGQESDWYSEDNGRTFTPLPGDLPYSKFDLTLYVSITPDGITTSWEYPCSLFERETIERMAVNFSVLLESIVNNPSLPASKLPLYSEREKEQLLFDFNLLSYPDGIKPALPLPVQDSELSHGVNRTEDIKFSLFYFANDTGGRTADKYNLLLEGAKYADANFFEAVWTPERHFDTFGGLYPNPAITSAAIASVTNTIKIRAGSCVLPLHSPIRLAEDWSVIDNMSGGRVGIGIAAGFHPKDFTIAPASYESRQTSLFDQVEIIRKLWRGDSIALKNGLGEMESVNIRPLPIQAELPIWLTTTGNIESFKRAGTMGINLLTHLMGQTAAELRDKISAYRSAWRQAGHRGRGSVSVLIHTFVSNDQNYVYSMVKEPFKAYLKESIGSPQFLQKHLGVAASSESQSDDMDVLIERAFSRYYKTSALLGTPQSCKPIVDELRLAGVDEIACLIDFGIEDQIVFENLAHLNTLRELVQIKEEKATSDIPIVANIKNSSKTWVEIFEAQAAATPNAIAVKCQDKALDYAELERLTSSIARKLRGKGIERESIVVLLDHRDIDLVIMMISVLRAGAAFLPIDPTHPSQRWCDILEEAQPDLAVLGHRLSNQRSTIAGSIEMNRLLTFGELLSEPEANESLGYPKSDDLAYVIYTSGSTGKPKGAMVEHFGMLNNMHTKLDPIETTAAGVIAQTASQCFDVSVFQFLGAVTFGGSVVIVPYELVLDPERFLQYLNHHQVSIWVVVPSVLHALLPFKQPLPSLRCLHSTGEAFPPSLTDLWFAQYPGIPIFNDYGPAECSDTVAFDIIREPCEKVFIGNAAPNVRLYIVDENLSLVPMGAVGELAVSGPILGRGYLNRPDLTEAAFVQNPYSYDENDRRLYLTGDLVRRHNDGRLEYLGRKDFQVKIRGFRIELGEIEKNILKYPGVAQAVVHPADSGELGKQLVAYLVADGAVSWDGLRIFLRERLPDYMVPATCIKLDAFPLSENGKVARRRLPVPDEKVWRRNEYVAPEGRYETVLANIWQDVLGVGSVGRYDNFFDLGGNSLLAISMLSRLKACDIQLSINEIYQNPVLIDCCEGLVRASREIGDWLASANIDFRELHLEIEGKLVHIVLINEIYQTTFFDLRRSDEFGCEKYPAFIRFADSLDDAVQDLQRNGLASLPGNDQSTQYTSYLQLEVALKNYEEDLLALEIVSQFPLSPMQKEWLMWDAREGVEWLVFNGAYSVEELQLASQKFFNQHDLLHAWLDRNAILWNEMRTDCSEVTIPVLNVEFASQSEKDELLQEIIEILLKTCKKSYLNYAAVWVSVSDTEHHFLMAADHLVTDGASATIIEQGLQQLLDHEAGSLPVNYRDYVAQVWSGVTSDAFDIADSLLTFTEIARLRTLVGQRAQLRKSFNLMHLQLEVSLLDKFRMAEEAFELFKRIVNYLLDLDQFVMTLNQYGRKLGEKTYYDQVGLFLDKIPMVVNTSTTLAEVSSKVEQLVNNNVNFLALKQSGADACQAAASKLTEEIVFNFVMQSLTAQTEIIVSKVNMREVLRDFEGILFEAYPSANGLVIQLAFKGQQEEAARLKDLLGANDFSVTRLLSERRSSEPTPA
- a CDS encoding FadR/GntR family transcriptional regulator, which translates into the protein MGKGLGPLLIHHGTYNLGLDFVRGKYEFGRELLAEAQLADQYDIGRNVMREAVKMLIAKGLNYSQPKQGRRLLPTDGWNMFDSDVLMWILNSHPSLELLKEFAQLCAAIEPEADALSAQGTSEEQKG
- a CDS encoding FadR/GntR family transcriptional regulator codes for the protein MSRKLTRSLPKGHLKSKKADILAALERKRQAELGNDDALESDIEFHTTISLASGNRFFIQLRDFIETALRVSITLTNRIKNVHLPSFADHKRVCDPIISGNQDSARTAIKALLNEAIDSIDSSPLTRAPLEYCIDCVHILILQGLILPCGQ